In Pithys albifrons albifrons isolate INPA30051 chromosome 6, PitAlb_v1, whole genome shotgun sequence, a single genomic region encodes these proteins:
- the RD3L gene encoding protein RD3-like, giving the protein MPLFGWMKWSKTDSYKPTRCPGSEVVTKTLLRELKWHLKERERLVQEIENEQKVQKTGIDYNWLKNHQNPQATIPATEQRQLELLCSQIQPCQTGIVLSRFREVLAENDVLPWEIVYIFKQVLKDFLTTIERENQPEQLVDAWNTNCPEHSSPRGNSSNKSDKDEIPTVSSYVDRNTQSMFPTFSHRIWNLPYYYPSS; this is encoded by the exons ATGCCACTTTTTGGCTGGATGAAATGGTCCAAAACTGATTCCTACAAGCCCACAAGATGTCCTGGATCAGAAGTAGTTACAAAGACCCTGCTGAGGGAGTTGAAATGGCACCTGAAAGAGCGTGAGAGATTAGTGCAGGAGattgaaaatgaacaaaaagtgCAGAAGACTGGCATAGATTACAATTGGCTCAAGAACCACCAGAACCCTCAAGCCACAATTCCAGCTACTGAGCAACGGCAGCTCGAACTTCTGTGTTCACAAATCCAGCCTTGCCAAACGGGAATTGTTCTCAGCAG ATTTCGTGAAGTTTTGGCAGAAAATGATGTCTTACCCTGGGAAATAGTCTACATATTCAAGCAAgttttaaaagattttcttACCACCATTGAGAGAGAAAACCAACCAGAGCAGCTGGTGGATGCATGGAATACAAACTGCCCTGAACACTCCAGTCCACGTGGCAACAGCTCAAACAAGTCGGACAAGGATGAAATCCCCACTGTTTCAAGTTATGTCGACAGAAACACACAAAGCATGTTTCCCACCTTCTCCCATAGAATCTGGAATCTACCTTATTACTACCCATCAAGTTAA